TGGAGGTCGCCGACGAACGGGCCGGGGTCGACCCCCGTATCGCCCTCCGGAATCACGATGTCGTTGGGGGCGACCTCGCCGGCGCCGATCGGCGCGGGCGTCTTCGACTCCTCGAGCTGTTTGTACAGCCCGAAGGGGTTGTCGTTGGTCCCGATGACCCCGACCTGGCCGGCGACGTGCTCGGTGAGCTCCTCGCGACCTTCGCCGACGTCCTCGAGCGCGCGGGTGAGCAGCGTGTTGCGGCTGACCCGCAGCTCCGCGCTGCCGTACAGGCCGCGGCGCATGTCCTGGAGCTGGCGGCTCGGGATGCCGGCGATGTTGACGACGCCGACGCTCGTGTACGACTCGAGCATCTCGACGAGCTCGTCGACCTCCTCCCGTTTCCACTCGGGGAGGTTCTGGGTCTTGCGTTCGGACTCTGCGGTGCTCATCTAGGCCACCTCCACGGCGGGCCCCATCGTGGTCTTGACGTAGACCGAGTCGATGTTCAGGGGGCCCTTCTCCAGGTCGCCGTACAGCCGGCGCATGATCGTGTCGATGTTGTCGCCGATCTCCTCGGCGGACATCTCCTCGGTACCGACGAGCGCGTGGAACGTTCGTCGGTCGCGGCTGCGGACCTGGACGGTGTTCTTCATCCGGTTGACGGTCTCGACGACGTCCTCGTCGGGCTGGAGCGGCGTCGGCATCTTCCCGCGGGGGCCGAGCACCTGCCCCAGCGATGCGCCAATGGTGGGCATCATCGAGGCTTCGGCGATGAAGAAGTCTGTTTCGTCGGCGAGGTCTTTCGCGGCGTCCTGGTCGTCGCCCAGATCGTCGAGGTCATCACTGGAGAAGACCTCGTCGGCGACTTCCTCTGCCCGGACGCCGGTTTCGCCCTCGGCGAATACGACGATGCGCGTGTCCTGTCCCGTTCCGCTGGGAAGGACGACGCTCTCGTCGACACGGTTCGACGGATCGTTGAGATCGAGATCGCGCAGGTTGATCGCGAGGTCGACCGTCTCGCGGAAGTTCCGCGGCGGTGCGTCCTCGAGTGCGCGAGCGACTGCTTGTTCTATGTCCTGATCTGCCATCGTTCACCTCCGTAGTACGACGCGTGTCTGCTACGGTGTGAAACAGGTGTACTGTCGGTCGTAACTACAACGATCGCCAGTATCGAGGCCTGTCTCTACCGGAGGAAGTGGAATGAGCGACTTAAACCCGTCGAACCCGCAGCGATGGCCGGCACAACGCGGATCCGCTCCGGCCCGTTAGCCGTCCCCATGTCGGAACTCGCGCTTCTCGCGGCGTGTGCCCTGGCGGGCGTCCACCTGCTCGCCGGTCGCCTCCGCGGGCTCGACCGCGTCCCCCGGCGCCGTTGGCTCTCGGCCAGCGGCGGGGTCTCGGTCGCGTACGTGTTCGTCCATATGCTGCCGGAGCTGAACGAGCACCAGCGCGCCATCGAGGACGTGGGGCTGTTCGCGGGGTTCCTCGACCGGCACGTCTACCTCGTTGCGCTCGTCGGGTTCGGGACGTTCTACGGGCTCGAACGCCTCGCCCAACGCTCGCGGACGGACGACGGGGCCGACGAGTCGGTCTTCCGGGTTCACGTCGCGTCGTTCGGGCTCTACAACTGCCTGGTCGGCTATCTGCTCGTTCACCGCATCGGTGCCGGGGCCGAGTCCCTCGCGGCGTTCACCGTGGCGATGGCGCTTCACTTCCTCGGCAACGACTACGGGCTCCGAGTCCACCACGCGGAGCGCTACCACCGAACCGGCCGCTGGCTGCTCGCGGGCGGCGTCCTCGCTGGTTGGTTGCTCGGAACCCTGGTCACGTTCGCCGAGATCACGCTCGCGGTCCCGGTCGCGTTCCTCGGCGGCGGGATCGTTCTCAACGCGATCAAAGAGGAGCTGCCCGCGGAGCGCGAGAGCCGGTTCTGGGCGTTCGCCCTCGGCGCCGGCGGCTACGCGGCGTTGTTGCTCGCGATCTGATCACTCCTCGGCGTCGATCTCGAGCTCGTCCTCGCCCCGTGGCCACTCCATCTCGATCTCGAACTCGCGGTCCTCCTCGGCGTCCTCGAGCTCGACCTCGAACTCGACGGTCTCGGCGGGGTCGACGTCGACCGAGACGTCGCCGATAACGACGGTGAAGGCCTCCTCGGAACGGAGCCCCTCGGCGATCTCTTCGAAATAGGTCGCTGCTTCCTCCCGACTCAGCTCCGCTTCGTGTTCGATCTCTCCGGCCATAACGGGTACCGTTTCGCCGGGAGATCGGGTAAAAGTACCGCCCTCAGGCCGCGACTTCCTCTGCGAACCGGTCGTCGTACTCGCCCGAGTCGAGGCGCTCCTTGAACTCGCGGGGGTTCTCGCCCTCGATGGTGACGCCAAGCGAGGTGCAGGTGCCGACGACCTCCTTGGCCGCGCCCTTCAGGTCGTAGGCCAGCAGGTCGGGCAGCTTCTGTTCGGCGATCTGTTTGACCTGATCGACCGAGAGGTCCGCGACGAAGTCCGTCTGGGGCTCGCCGCTGCCGGTCTCGAAGCCGGCCTCGTCCTTGATGAGCGCCGCCGTCGGCGGGACGCCGACGTCGATCTCGAAGCTCCCGTCGTCCTCGTAGGTGATCGTCACGGGGACCTCGGTGCCGTCGAACGCTTCGGTCTGATCGTTGATCTCCTGGACGACGGCCTGTACGTCTACGGGGGTGGGTCCGAGCTCGGGACCGAGCGGCGGGCCAGGGGTGGCCTCGCCGCCCGGGACGAGCGCTTCGATCGTTCCAGCCATACCCGGAAGAACCGCTGGGCCAGTGTTAAGCCTTGCTAAGTGGCCTAGCCCGCGACGGCCGTCGGGACGCACGCGGGCCCGATATACGAGTACTGCGGCGTGGCCAGCGACGGATCACGTCGATCGGCCGACCATCGACTGGGAAGCGTGGCGGACGCTACGCGGCGGCGGGTCGCGAAAAATCGAGTGTATCTGGGCGGCTTACTCGCCGTCTTCGTCGTCGTCGAGACCGTCGTCCTCGTCGTCTTCGAGGTCGTCGTCCTCGTCGTCTTCGAGGTCGTCGTCCTCGTCGCCGGCGTCCGCGAAGCTGACGGTGACCTCCTCGTCGGCGCCGTCGACCTCGACGTCCTCCTCGGCGTCCTCGTCGTAGTCGTCGTGTTCGGCCACGACGGTGTACTCGCCGTCCTCGACCTCGGCTTCGGCCTCGCCGTCAGCGTCGGTATCGGCTTCGTCCTCCTCGCCGAAAGCACCGCCGAGAATACCCTCGTCGTCCTCGACGGAAACGGTCGCTCCCTCGAGGGGTTCGCCGGCGTCGTCCTCGACGGTGACCGTCAGGGAGTATGTCTCCCCGTCCTCACCGTTCTCGTCGTCCTCACCGTTGTCCTCGTCACCGTTGTCCTCGGGGTCCTCTTCTTCCTCTTCCTCGTCGTCGGTACAACCCGCCAGCAGCGGGGTCGTCGTTGCCAGTCCGGTCAGGGCGATGAATTTGCGTCGTCGCATCAGTTCGTCCTATGAGGAAGCCCTTTATTACAGTTGCGATTATCATTTATTTTTGTCTAATTTGAAGAATGTTTCTGATACGTACACTCCGATGATCGAAGGGAAAATCCGTCGGGTGGGGAGAGCGCGTTCGGTTACGGGACCGTCACGCCGTGGCGCGAGAGATAGCCGTTGACGTCCTTGATCTCGACGGGACTGCCGATGATCCGGACTATCTCGCATTCGTCGAACACCGTCACGGAGAAGTTCGCCTCGAGGTCGCCCCTGATCCCGTCGAGCGCGGACGGCGGGACGATTATCTGGGTGCTGTCTCGAAGCCGTGACGGATCTGGCATCGTATATAATTAGCCATACATCCGTGCGATATGAAGGTATCGAAGTCGGGTCCGGTAAACGGAAAGGGTTTTTCGCTCGAAGCGGCCAGTAGGAGACGATGGGACTGGAAGAGGAGATCGAGGAGATCGAGGAAGAGATCTCCTCGACGCCGTACAACAAGTCGACCGAGGCCCACATCGGTCGCTTGAAGGCGAAACTCGCCGACAAGAAGGAGAAACTCGAGAACCAGTCCTCCGCCGGCGGTGGCAGCGGCTACGCCGTCGAGAAGACCGGCGACGCGACCGTTGCCCTGGTGGGCTTTCCCAGCGTCGGCAAGTCGACGCTGCTGAACGCCCTGACCAACGCCGAGAGCGAGGTCGGCTCCTACGAGTTCACGACCCTCGACGTCAACCCCGGCATGCTGCAGTACCGCGGCGCGAACATCCAGATCATGGACGTGCCGGGGCTGATCGAGGGCGCCGCGAGCGGCCGCGGGGGCGGCCAGGAGGTCCTCTCGGTCGTGCGCGCGGCCGACCTCGTCGTCTACGTCCTCTCGGTGTTCGAGATCGACCAGTACGAGCGCCTGAGCGAGGAGCTCTACAAGAACAAGGTCCGCCTCGATACCGAGCCGCCGAGCCTCTCGGTGATCAAGAAGGGGCGGGGCGGGATCCGCGTCACCGCAAGCGAGGACCCGGGGCTCCCCGAGGACGTGATCAAGGAGGTACTGCGCGAGCACGGCTACGTCAACGCCAACGTGACCGTGCGCGAGGAGCTCGACGTCGACCGGCTGATCGACTCGATCATGGAGAACCGGGTGTACCTCCCCTCGATCGTCACGGTCAACAAGGCCGACCTGATCGACCGCGACTACCTCGAGACCGTCAACGAGGACCTCCGATCCCACGGGCTCGACCCCGAGGAGGTGACGTTCATCTCCGCCGAGAAGGAGAAGGGCCTCGACGGCCTCAAGGAGCGCATCTGGCGGACTCTCGGGCTGATGCGGATCTACATGGACAAGCCCGGCCGCGGCGTCGACTACGAGGAGCCGTTGATCCTCAAGAAGGGCAGCGACATCGAGGACGCAATGGAGAAACTCGGCGGGGAGTTCGAGGAGCGCTTCCGCTTCGCGCGGGTTTCGGGCCCGAGCGCGAAACACGACGAACAGCAGGTCGGCACCGACCACGAGCTCGCCGACGAGGACGTCGTGAAGTTCATCCTCCGGCGGTAGCCCTCGGAGGGGCTGGGTGGGGTTTTTTACCGGCCTTCGTCGAACGTTCCGGGCATGTCAGAGTTCGGCGCGGTGTCGCTGATCCCGCCGCTGCTGGCGATCGTGCTCGCGATCGCGAGCCGGCGGCCGATCCCGGCGCTGTTCCTGGGGGTCTGGTCAGGGGGGTTCATCTACGTCTTCGCCGATAGCGTCGGCTACGCGGCGTCCGCCACCGGCGGGGTTCCCGGCCTCGACGAGCTGCTCGCCGTCCTCATCGC
The sequence above is a segment of the Halalkalicoccus tibetensis genome. Coding sequences within it:
- a CDS encoding amphi-Trp domain-containing protein, translating into MAGEIEHEAELSREEAATYFEEIAEGLRSEEAFTVVIGDVSVDVDPAETVEFEVELEDAEEDREFEIEMEWPRGEDELEIDAEE
- a CDS encoding 50S ribosomal protein L1; translated protein: MADQDIEQAVARALEDAPPRNFRETVDLAINLRDLDLNDPSNRVDESVVLPSGTGQDTRIVVFAEGETGVRAEEVADEVFSSDDLDDLGDDQDAAKDLADETDFFIAEASMMPTIGASLGQVLGPRGKMPTPLQPDEDVVETVNRMKNTVQVRSRDRRTFHALVGTEEMSAEEIGDNIDTIMRRLYGDLEKGPLNIDSVYVKTTMGPAVEVA
- a CDS encoding 50S ribosomal protein L11 — translated: MAGTIEALVPGGEATPGPPLGPELGPTPVDVQAVVQEINDQTEAFDGTEVPVTITYEDDGSFEIDVGVPPTAALIKDEAGFETGSGEPQTDFVADLSVDQVKQIAEQKLPDLLAYDLKGAAKEVVGTCTSLGVTIEGENPREFKERLDSGEYDDRFAEEVAA
- a CDS encoding GTP-binding protein, coding for MGLEEEIEEIEEEISSTPYNKSTEAHIGRLKAKLADKKEKLENQSSAGGGSGYAVEKTGDATVALVGFPSVGKSTLLNALTNAESEVGSYEFTTLDVNPGMLQYRGANIQIMDVPGLIEGAASGRGGGQEVLSVVRAADLVVYVLSVFEIDQYERLSEELYKNKVRLDTEPPSLSVIKKGRGGIRVTASEDPGLPEDVIKEVLREHGYVNANVTVREELDVDRLIDSIMENRVYLPSIVTVNKADLIDRDYLETVNEDLRSHGLDPEEVTFISAEKEKGLDGLKERIWRTLGLMRIYMDKPGRGVDYEEPLILKKGSDIEDAMEKLGGEFEERFRFARVSGPSAKHDEQQVGTDHELADEDVVKFILRR
- a CDS encoding carboxypeptidase regulatory-like domain-containing protein, which translates into the protein MRRRKFIALTGLATTTPLLAGCTDDEEEEEEDPEDNGDEDNGEDDENGEDGETYSLTVTVEDDAGEPLEGATVSVEDDEGILGGAFGEEDEADTDADGEAEAEVEDGEYTVVAEHDDYDEDAEEDVEVDGADEEVTVSFADAGDEDDDLEDDEDDDLEDDEDDGLDDDEDGE